The proteins below come from a single Microcoleus sp. FACHB-68 genomic window:
- a CDS encoding transposase, translated as MEDHEPTSSAATLDSQSVETATMGSIEAGYDGGKQVKGRNMRHLLVDTLRLVGMVVVTAGNVNQGDGARRLFEKLYQIRQRFPALVRI; from the coding sequence ATGGAAGACCATGAGCCTACCTCCAGCGCTGCTACCTTAGATAGTCAATCGGTGGAAACTGCCACAATGGGAAGCATCGAAGCCGGCTATGATGGCGGCAAACAGGTGAAAGGGCGCAATATGCGGCATCTGTTGGTCGATACGTTGCGATTAGTGGGGATGGTGGTAGTCACTGCCGGCAATGTCAATCAGGGCGATGGCGCACGCCGTTTGTTTGAGAAACTGTATCAGATACGCCAACGCTTTCCCGCTCTAGTACGCATCTAG
- a CDS encoding transposase, protein MALRSLCSLVMDTYRWIIEALLRPQTGQGFEVLPKRWLVERTFAWFNWCRRLSKDYEMVPQTCEAFLYVGMIPILLRRLALSLTSQTFFHCCVSPPISF, encoded by the coding sequence ATGGCGCTGAGAAGTTTATGCTCCCTTGTGATGGATACCTATCGTTGGATTATCGAAGCCCTGTTGCGCCCGCAGACCGGCCAAGGCTTCGAGGTGTTGCCTAAGCGATGGCTGGTTGAGCGTACTTTCGCTTGGTTTAACTGGTGCCGGCGCTTGAGTAAAGATTATGAGATGGTGCCGCAAACTTGCGAAGCTTTCCTCTATGTTGGCATGATCCCTATTTTGCTCAGACGATTGGCATTATCTTTGACTTCTCAGACATTCTTTCACTGTTGCGTTTCTCCCCCTATATCTTTTTAA
- a CDS encoding transposase, with product MSQSYASDLTKEQFPLLSGLIPSAKVGERPRSVERQAVVKGILYILCGGGTLRMLPQHFPA from the coding sequence ATGTCTCAATCCTATGCCAGTGATTTAACCAAGGAGCAGTTCCCACTGCTTTCAGGATTAATTCCTAGCGCTAAAGTAGGTGAGCGGCCCCGAAGTGTTGAGAGGCAAGCTGTGGTGAAGGGTATCCTCTATATCTTGTGTGGTGGTGGCACGTTGCGGATGTTACCCCAGCACTTTCCCGCCTAG
- a CDS encoding pentapeptide repeat-containing protein translates to MNTNELVSAHELLSRHAQGERDFRGAQLRRANFSAVNLNRTNLRGANLKTANLTMATLVGTNLSEADLSGAILSQATMIETNLCRSNLSGAILIQADLSGSSLSGAIMHKTDLSHSILTGASLVGADLTGANLTESVWIAAALSRAILIGVNGSRANLNRAVFSEANLSEANLSGASMIRAYLSRANLKGANLTEVDLTEADLRQADLSGANLSGANLSGADLSMANLNGANLRGADLRGCNLSGSNLSGLLLSGANLSGAEMTRADLRLANLSGANLSGANLLEADLRDANLSRANLCGAGLLLTYLSGANLTQANLTGTNLIGATLSGACLHEAILGGAILPNGATHS, encoded by the coding sequence ATGAATACTAATGAACTTGTGAGTGCTCATGAACTTTTAAGTCGCCACGCACAAGGAGAACGAGACTTTCGAGGAGCGCAGTTGCGGCGAGCCAACTTCAGTGCGGTTAATTTGAATCGAACCAATCTCAGGGGAGCCAATCTCAAAACCGCTAACTTAACAATGGCTACACTCGTCGGCACCAACTTGAGCGAGGCTGATCTGAGTGGGGCAATTCTGTCTCAAGCCACAATGATTGAAACCAATCTGTGCCGGTCTAATCTGAGTGGGGCCATTTTGATCCAAGCTGACTTGAGCGGGTCTAGCCTGAGTGGGGCAATCATGCACAAAACAGACCTGAGTCACAGCATTCTCACGGGTGCAAGCTTGGTAGGTGCAGATTTAACAGGAGCCAACCTAACCGAGAGTGTTTGGATCGCAGCCGCTTTAAGCCGAGCGATTTTAATTGGGGTTAATGGCAGTCGAGCAAACCTAAATCGGGCTGTGTTCAGTGAGGCAAACTTGAGTGAGGCAAACTTGAGTGGAGCGAGTATGATTCGCGCTTACTTGAGTCGCGCTAATTTGAAGGGTGCCAATCTCACTGAGGTTGATTTAACTGAGGCGGATCTGCGGCAGGCTGACTTGAGTGGGGCTAACCTGAGTGGAGCCAATCTCAGTGGGGCTGATCTGAGTATGGCCAATCTTAATGGAGCTAATCTCAGGGGTGCAGACTTGCGCGGTTGCAATTTGAGTGGGTCAAATCTGAGCGGACTGTTGCTGAGTGGGGCAAACCTTAGCGGTGCGGAAATGACGCGAGCCGATTTGCGCTTAGCCAATCTATCGGGTGCGAATTTATCGGGCGCTAACCTGCTGGAGGCGGACTTGCGGGATGCTAACTTGAGTCGGGCAAATCTCTGTGGAGCCGGTTTGCTGCTCACCTATCTCAGCGGTGCTAACTTAACTCAGGCGAATCTGACAGGGACTAATTTGATTGGGGCGACCCTAAGTGGCGCTTGCTTGCATGAGGCCATTCTTGGGGGAGCGATCTTGCCGAATGGGGCCACTCATAGTTAG
- a CDS encoding ATP-binding protein, with the protein MNGQRTSPFPSSSEMGKRMQALDWAQTSVGPVESWSQSLKSTVRTLLGSRYPMILLWGQELVQIYNDAYINLIGTKHPGALGRSIQETQAESWDVIGPMIAQVMTTGIPNWVEDQMLAVNRKGYNEEAHFSLSYSAVEDDEGVIRGMLCVCSEVTIQVMGERRLRLQRDLAARGGDARSVDVTCTDILAALAEYPLDVPFALIYLRDQDDQTLRLCGSVRVDANEEIAPPTVLLEASTHLWSFTKVMAGDTAIVEGLDRYITIAGGPWGERVHQAIVLPIPSSNVTAPLGVLIAGISPNCALDEGYQSFYELLAGQVSVSIRNAQAYQEERRRAEMLAEIDRAKTVFFSNVSHEFRTPLTLMLNPLEDVLQSGNLPASEREQISVAHRNSLRLLKLVNTLLDFSRLEAGRIQAIYEPTDLATLTADLASVFRSAIEKAGLQLVVDCPPLSERVYVDRDMWEKIVLNLLSNAFKFTFEGQISVSLHSVEDSVELVVKDTGTGIPANELPHLFERFHRVAGAQGRSYEGSGIGLSLVQELVKLHGGTVAVSSALDEGSTFVVRLPMGSTHLPPECIQAARIQTLTASGATSHVEEALGWVAEIKKDSSSIGEVLPRRSSARILLADDNADMRHYLQRLLSKHYDVEVVADGQAALEAVRVQVPDLVLTDVMMPRLDGFGLLRELRADPQTRAIPILLLSARAGEEAAVEGLAAGADDYLVKPFSARELLARVATNLELGRERQATARRRIESILESITDGFIAIDRQWRYVYANQEAEVLLQKSRSELLGHVMWEVFPDLVGSPFEVGLRQAAEQQITVELDEFYPPLNTWFELRIYPATEGLSVYFHNISERKQAEAALRESEAKFRTIADTMPQIVWSTTTDGYHDYFNQRWYDYTGMRHTDNQGWNWKEYLHPDDYDLVVEIWQHSLKTGEPYEVEYRFRRAEDGMYRWFIGRALPIHDDEGNIIRWFGTCTDIDEQRQLLEQREQLLERERAARNESERVSRMKDEFLATLSHELRTPLNAILGWSQLLRKGALKPEMVEQGVNTIERNVRMQAQLIEDLLDMNRIISGKIRLDVQRVDLVSVIEAAVETVGLAAQAKEICLQKVLDPLAGVVSGDPARLQQIVWNLLSNAIKFTPKAGRVLVILERVRSQVEISVIDTGQGIEPEFLPYVFERFRQADGSTTRRHGGLGLGLSIVRSLTELHGGTVRAESAGAGLGATFVVALPVVAVHAKTFEPEELTLETVDNASTDPDAPNLSGVNVLVVDDELDARELIKVILEQAQAEVITAGSTLQALELLESNKPDVLVSDIGMPEEDGYQFIRQVRSLPPAQGGKIPAIALTAYARQEDRKLALLSGYQMHITKPVEPSELIAVISSLSSLMERR; encoded by the coding sequence ATGAACGGACAAAGAACGAGTCCTTTTCCCAGTTCCAGTGAGATGGGAAAGCGGATGCAAGCATTAGATTGGGCACAAACTTCAGTCGGCCCAGTGGAATCATGGTCACAGAGTTTGAAATCAACCGTTCGCACCCTCTTAGGCTCGCGTTATCCCATGATCTTGCTATGGGGGCAGGAGCTAGTTCAGATTTACAACGACGCCTACATCAATTTAATCGGGACGAAGCATCCGGGTGCGCTGGGACGCTCGATTCAAGAGACCCAAGCCGAATCTTGGGATGTGATCGGCCCGATGATCGCGCAAGTGATGACAACAGGGATTCCCAACTGGGTGGAAGACCAAATGCTAGCAGTGAATAGAAAGGGCTACAACGAGGAAGCTCACTTTAGCCTGTCTTACAGCGCTGTGGAGGACGACGAAGGGGTAATTCGCGGGATGCTTTGCGTCTGTAGCGAAGTGACGATTCAGGTAATGGGTGAGCGGCGCTTGCGGTTGCAGCGCGATTTGGCAGCACGGGGGGGTGATGCACGCAGCGTTGATGTTACGTGTACTGATATCTTGGCTGCGCTCGCTGAATATCCGCTCGATGTGCCGTTTGCCCTGATCTACTTGCGCGACCAGGATGACCAAACACTGCGGCTGTGCGGCAGTGTGAGGGTGGACGCAAATGAGGAAATTGCCCCGCCTACTGTCTTGCTCGAAGCATCAACGCATCTATGGTCTTTCACCAAAGTCATGGCAGGTGACACCGCCATTGTGGAAGGTCTTGACCGCTACATCACTATTGCTGGCGGCCCTTGGGGTGAAAGGGTTCACCAAGCGATCGTGTTGCCCATTCCTTCATCCAACGTGACCGCGCCCCTGGGAGTGCTGATCGCTGGGATTAGTCCTAACTGCGCTTTGGATGAAGGCTACCAATCGTTCTACGAACTTTTGGCTGGGCAGGTTTCGGTTTCTATCCGCAATGCCCAGGCATATCAGGAAGAGCGCCGCCGCGCCGAGATGCTGGCAGAAATTGATCGGGCGAAGACAGTCTTCTTCTCAAATGTCAGCCACGAGTTTCGCACACCCCTGACCTTGATGCTGAATCCGCTCGAAGATGTCCTCCAAAGCGGTAATTTGCCTGCCTCCGAACGGGAACAAATCAGCGTAGCGCACCGCAATAGCTTGCGTCTGTTGAAGCTCGTCAACACCCTGCTAGATTTTTCCCGCCTTGAAGCCGGTCGGATACAAGCCATCTACGAGCCGACAGATTTAGCAACCCTCACTGCCGATCTGGCTAGTGTGTTTCGATCTGCGATCGAAAAGGCAGGATTGCAACTTGTCGTCGATTGCCCTCCTCTGTCTGAGCGAGTTTATGTTGATCGCGATATGTGGGAGAAGATTGTACTCAATCTGCTCTCTAACGCCTTCAAATTCACATTTGAGGGACAAATCTCAGTTTCACTGCACTCTGTAGAAGACTCGGTTGAACTGGTTGTTAAAGACACGGGAACCGGCATTCCAGCGAATGAGTTGCCCCATCTATTTGAGCGTTTCCATCGCGTTGCAGGGGCACAGGGACGTTCCTACGAGGGGTCAGGCATTGGGCTGTCGCTCGTGCAGGAATTAGTCAAATTGCATGGCGGCACGGTAGCCGTCAGTAGTGCGCTGGATGAAGGCAGTACCTTTGTCGTGCGGCTACCAATGGGTTCGACTCACCTGCCACCAGAATGCATTCAAGCGGCCCGAATTCAGACCTTAACCGCTTCAGGTGCAACTTCTCATGTGGAAGAAGCCTTAGGGTGGGTTGCAGAAATTAAAAAAGACTCATCGTCTATAGGCGAAGTGTTGCCTCGCCGCTCATCTGCCCGGATTTTGTTGGCAGATGACAATGCTGATATGCGTCATTATCTGCAACGGCTCTTGAGCAAACACTATGACGTAGAAGTGGTTGCAGATGGGCAAGCTGCCTTGGAAGCCGTTCGTGTTCAAGTTCCAGATTTAGTGTTAACCGATGTAATGATGCCAAGGCTTGATGGGTTTGGATTGCTCCGGGAACTCCGGGCTGATCCACAAACTCGTGCCATTCCGATTCTGCTGCTCTCGGCTCGTGCCGGTGAAGAAGCCGCCGTTGAGGGATTGGCAGCCGGTGCCGATGATTATTTGGTGAAGCCATTTAGTGCGCGGGAATTGTTGGCACGGGTGGCAACGAATTTAGAGTTAGGTCGAGAGCGTCAAGCAACCGCTCGCCGCCGCATCGAATCCATCCTAGAAAGCATTACTGATGGCTTTATAGCGATTGATCGCCAGTGGCGCTACGTCTACGCCAACCAGGAAGCCGAAGTTCTGCTACAGAAGAGTCGATCCGAGTTACTGGGTCATGTGATGTGGGAAGTCTTTCCCGACTTGGTTGGTTCACCATTTGAGGTTGGATTGCGTCAGGCAGCCGAACAACAGATTACGGTTGAACTCGATGAATTCTATCCACCGCTCAACACCTGGTTTGAACTTCGCATTTACCCCGCGACCGAAGGGCTGTCGGTCTATTTCCACAACATCAGTGAACGCAAGCAGGCAGAAGCTGCCCTCCGTGAAAGTGAAGCGAAGTTTCGGACAATCGCCGATACAATGCCGCAGATTGTTTGGAGTACCACAACCGATGGCTATCACGACTACTTCAATCAGCGGTGGTATGACTACACGGGAATGCGGCACACGGATAACCAAGGTTGGAATTGGAAAGAGTACCTCCATCCTGATGACTACGATCTCGTTGTAGAAATTTGGCAGCATTCCCTCAAAACGGGTGAACCTTACGAGGTTGAATATCGCTTTCGTCGGGCTGAGGATGGGATGTACCGTTGGTTTATTGGGCGGGCGCTTCCCATCCATGATGACGAGGGAAACATCATCCGTTGGTTTGGCACCTGTACTGATATCGATGAGCAGAGACAGCTATTGGAACAACGAGAACAATTGCTAGAGCGGGAACGGGCAGCCAGAAACGAGTCTGAGCGAGTCAGCCGCATGAAAGATGAGTTTTTGGCAACGCTCTCTCACGAACTTCGCACGCCGCTCAATGCCATTCTGGGCTGGTCGCAACTGCTTCGTAAAGGCGCACTGAAACCAGAGATGGTTGAGCAAGGCGTGAATACGATTGAGCGCAATGTACGAATGCAAGCGCAACTGATCGAAGATTTGTTGGATATGAACCGAATCATTTCTGGCAAAATTCGCCTGGATGTGCAGCGGGTAGATTTGGTGTCAGTGATTGAAGCAGCAGTGGAGACCGTAGGACTGGCAGCACAAGCCAAAGAGATTTGTTTACAGAAGGTGTTAGATCCTCTAGCAGGGGTTGTTTCAGGTGACCCCGCCCGGCTACAGCAGATTGTCTGGAATCTACTATCAAATGCCATCAAATTCACCCCAAAAGCAGGTAGGGTTCTAGTAATTTTGGAGCGGGTGCGCTCGCAGGTTGAAATTAGCGTTATTGACACCGGACAAGGAATTGAGCCAGAGTTTTTGCCCTATGTGTTCGAGCGATTTAGACAAGCAGATGGCTCAACCACCCGCCGTCATGGCGGACTTGGACTTGGTCTTTCTATTGTCCGCAGTTTGACCGAGTTGCATGGAGGCACGGTTCGGGCTGAAAGTGCAGGAGCTGGACTTGGCGCGACCTTCGTGGTGGCACTGCCGGTGGTTGCGGTTCATGCCAAAACTTTTGAACCAGAGGAGCTTACTCTAGAAACAGTTGATAACGCTTCCACTGACCCTGACGCACCTAACCTCAGCGGAGTAAATGTGCTAGTTGTGGACGACGAGCTAGATGCGCGTGAATTAATTAAGGTGATTCTTGAACAAGCCCAAGCCGAGGTGATAACGGCTGGCTCGACTCTACAAGCCTTGGAGTTGCTAGAAAGCAATAAACCTGATGTGCTGGTGAGTGATATTGGTATGCCCGAAGAAGACGGTTATCAGTTCATACGCCAAGTGCGATCGCTCCCGCCGGCACAGGGTGGGAAAATCCCAGCAATTGCACTAACTGCCTATGCACGACAGGAGGATCGAAAGCTTGCCCTGTTATCTGGCTATCAAATGCATATCACCAAACCAGTGGAACCATCCGAACTAATAGCGGTTATCTCTAGTTTAAGTAGCCTAATGGAAAGACGATAG
- the speD gene encoding adenosylmethionine decarboxylase, translating into MKQMGTHLVVDAWQCPAELLNDPERIRRALIDAISAGGATLIDMCVHQFSPHGVTATATLAESHIAIHTWPEYGYFAADLFFCGAGEPKLAMQVLKAALQAEQVTMREIPRGFYPEMGMEEPVCSETYSTLPLKAGVVN; encoded by the coding sequence ATGAAACAAATGGGAACCCATCTGGTCGTTGATGCTTGGCAGTGTCCTGCGGAGCTTCTCAACGATCCTGAACGCATCCGCCGCGCCCTAATAGATGCGATTTCAGCTGGAGGCGCTACTCTCATTGATATGTGTGTTCACCAGTTCAGTCCACACGGCGTCACGGCAACAGCCACGTTGGCTGAGTCTCATATTGCCATCCATACTTGGCCAGAATATGGATATTTTGCTGCTGATTTATTCTTCTGTGGGGCAGGAGAGCCAAAACTGGCGATGCAGGTGCTCAAAGCCGCTCTTCAAGCTGAGCAGGTAACAATGCGAGAGATACCCCGTGGCTTTTATCCAGAGATGGGTATGGAAGAGCCTGTTTGTTCCGAGACTTATTCGACCCTTCCTCTTAAAGCCGGTGTAGTTAATTAG
- a CDS encoding PAS domain S-box protein, which translates to MDKPDPSKNIMNELALTESELKAFFNLSSDVFCTIGADGYFQTVNWAWERILGWTGADWREQPWIEFVHPDDIAATLSALETCSTGSICHFENRYRNKTGLYLWLSWSVIRDENQILYANASDITGNKRLKRQLSGVQERLNAFFAAAPVGLAILDKQLRFVQINQTLAQLNGMPVGKHLGKTYRQVTPQLAPAVEPLLNKILTSNTNLIKSELTSESLSDLQQKRHWQTSIFSIEDGEGELSGIGTIVMEITEVKQVEEQLRHRLAIEEMIARISKLFVSPQVELNQVLQLLGEVICASRAHIYQISEDGSRMDRTFDWRAATAQRQIEPLRTLNTAEFPWWMRQLKSRQIIIIPDTLTMPAEAAAEQEMLRTQHIRSLLAVPIYSTTGTLIGFMGFDDTQKSRTWLAEDVRALQIASEMIACDWARKQAETELHQVNRTLRVLSACNQAVVRATEETELLDDICRLIVEVGGYTSAWVSEKEKLSPASDKPSSSAISTGQPVIVKNNPNSLDDTAWNWEGHDRNDSALISLPLIAGERTLGSLNIYADRADAFDDEELQLLTELARDLAYGIVSLRTQIEHRQTEEALRKSEAVNRAILTAIPDAMFRTTKDGTYIDFIPAQDFEMLAPPQAFLGKKLSQVLPAQLAEQITHSIERVLQTGETDILEYQLMQNGLMRHYEARSVVSGYDEILSMVRDITESKHTQAALQESEELHRITLSNISDAIFITDDAGTLIYVGSSIAHTFNYSVSEAYALGNVAKLLGKNLFDINQLDSLGEIRNIERKIKDKFGNSHFMLVSVKRVSIKQGTVLYTCRDITERKQTKQALLRVRAAVESAGDAIAIFDIADTPVYLNPAFAELFEYSCEQLKAAGGPAVAFAEPSLAIQVFDSVRKGNSWRGEVQMHSRTGTRHPVLLRADAIKDETGQIAGLLGIFSDISHRVRAEAALRQSERRLSAVLENMPVMMDAFDTAGNITVWNRECERVTGYPASEIVGNPQWLEILCPDPAYRAVMMAQWQQRGNNYRDWEWKFTCKDGSVKTVTWSNVSEHVPLPGWAAWAIGVDVTERQQAEAEIRRLNDELEHRVIERTRALQATNQELEAFSYSVSHDLRAPLRSINGFSQALLEDYGETLDATGKDYLSRVCAATARMGQLIDDLLSLSRVTRREVHFSPVNLTTIAQNVAAELQRTQPKRLVKFKIAEDLVTSGDTQLLRLMLENLLGNAWKFTSKHPRARIEFGVCPLSCVPLPASIANENEEMNHCQSVYFVRDDGAGFDMAYADKLFGPFQRLHAMADFEGTGIGLATVQRVIHLHGGFVWAESVVEQGTTFYFTLQCKV; encoded by the coding sequence ATGGACAAACCCGATCCCAGTAAAAATATTATGAACGAACTAGCCTTGACAGAATCGGAATTAAAAGCCTTTTTTAACCTGTCATCAGATGTATTTTGTACGATTGGGGCGGACGGGTATTTCCAGACAGTCAACTGGGCGTGGGAAAGAATTTTAGGGTGGACAGGGGCAGACTGGCGCGAACAGCCTTGGATCGAGTTCGTACATCCGGATGATATAGCAGCGACCTTAAGTGCGTTAGAAACCTGTAGCACCGGCAGCATTTGCCACTTTGAAAATCGCTATCGCAACAAAACCGGCCTGTATTTGTGGTTGTCTTGGAGCGTCATAAGAGATGAAAATCAAATTCTTTACGCCAACGCCAGCGACATCACCGGCAACAAACGATTAAAGCGGCAATTATCCGGAGTCCAAGAACGCCTCAACGCATTTTTTGCCGCTGCCCCTGTCGGCTTAGCGATTTTAGACAAACAGCTGCGCTTCGTTCAAATTAATCAAACCTTGGCACAGCTTAATGGGATGCCGGTGGGCAAACATCTGGGCAAAACCTACCGGCAAGTCACCCCCCAACTCGCGCCGGCTGTTGAGCCACTGCTGAACAAAATACTCACCAGCAATACCAACCTGATCAAAAGTGAACTCACCAGTGAATCCCTCAGTGATCTCCAGCAAAAGCGTCACTGGCAAACCTCTATCTTTTCCATCGAAGACGGCGAAGGCGAACTCAGTGGCATTGGCACCATTGTCATGGAAATTACGGAAGTCAAGCAGGTCGAAGAACAACTGCGCCATCGGCTTGCCATTGAAGAAATGATCGCCCGGATTTCCAAATTGTTCGTCTCGCCTCAAGTTGAACTCAATCAAGTTCTCCAGCTGCTGGGAGAAGTCATCTGCGCCTCCCGCGCTCACATCTATCAAATTTCCGAAGACGGCAGCAGAATGGACAGAACCTTTGACTGGCGTGCTGCCACAGCTCAACGGCAAATTGAGCCGCTTCGCACGCTCAACACTGCCGAGTTTCCTTGGTGGATGCGGCAACTTAAGAGCCGGCAAATCATCATCATTCCAGATACCCTCACCATGCCGGCAGAAGCGGCTGCCGAACAAGAAATGTTGCGAACGCAACATATCCGCTCCCTGTTAGCAGTTCCCATCTATTCCACCACCGGCACACTCATCGGCTTCATGGGATTTGATGACACCCAAAAAAGTCGCACATGGTTAGCCGAAGATGTGCGAGCGCTACAAATTGCAAGTGAGATGATAGCCTGCGACTGGGCGCGAAAGCAGGCAGAAACAGAACTGCACCAAGTTAACCGCACACTGAGAGTCTTAAGCGCCTGCAACCAGGCAGTCGTTCGCGCCACCGAGGAAACCGAGTTACTGGACGATATCTGCCGGCTGATCGTAGAAGTGGGCGGTTATACTTCGGCTTGGGTAAGTGAGAAAGAAAAACTCTCGCCGGCTTCAGACAAGCCAAGCAGTTCGGCCATCTCCACCGGCCAACCTGTGATTGTCAAAAATAACCCAAACAGCCTTGATGACACTGCCTGGAACTGGGAAGGGCATGATCGCAACGATAGCGCACTCATTTCGCTGCCATTGATTGCCGGTGAGCGCACGTTGGGATCACTCAACATTTACGCAGATCGAGCCGATGCCTTCGATGATGAAGAGTTACAACTGCTAACAGAACTTGCCAGAGACTTAGCCTATGGCATCGTGTCGCTGCGAACGCAAATTGAACACCGGCAAACCGAGGAAGCGCTTCGCAAAAGTGAAGCAGTGAATCGAGCCATTCTCACCGCCATCCCGGATGCCATGTTCCGCACGACCAAAGATGGCACTTATATCGACTTCATCCCAGCGCAAGACTTCGAGATGTTAGCCCCTCCCCAGGCGTTTTTGGGCAAAAAACTATCGCAAGTGTTGCCGGCTCAACTCGCAGAACAAATTACCCATAGCATCGAGCGAGTTCTGCAAACCGGCGAGACAGATATCTTGGAATACCAGCTCATGCAAAATGGCCTGATGCGGCATTACGAAGCACGAAGTGTCGTGAGCGGATATGATGAAATTCTGTCAATGGTGCGCGACATTACCGAGAGCAAGCATACCCAAGCAGCGCTGCAAGAGTCAGAAGAACTTCATCGCATCACACTTAGCAACATTTCCGATGCCATCTTCATCACCGATGACGCCGGCACGTTGATCTATGTGGGTTCCAGTATTGCTCACACATTCAACTATTCTGTGTCCGAAGCTTATGCGTTAGGCAACGTTGCTAAGCTGTTGGGCAAGAATTTGTTCGATATCAATCAGCTTGATAGCTTAGGAGAAATCCGCAATATCGAGCGCAAGATTAAAGATAAGTTCGGCAATTCCCATTTTATGCTTGTCAGTGTCAAGCGCGTTTCCATTAAACAAGGAACCGTACTCTACACCTGCCGTGACATCACCGAGCGCAAACAGACAAAGCAAGCGCTTTTGCGCGTCAGAGCAGCCGTGGAAAGTGCCGGCGATGCGATTGCAATCTTTGATATTGCCGACACGCCGGTTTACCTTAATCCAGCCTTTGCCGAGCTGTTTGAATACAGTTGCGAACAGCTAAAAGCAGCAGGAGGGCCGGCAGTCGCTTTTGCTGAACCCTCCCTGGCAATTCAAGTATTTGATAGCGTCAGAAAAGGTAATTCTTGGCGGGGTGAGGTGCAGATGCACAGCCGCACCGGCACTCGTCATCCGGTTTTGCTTCGCGCTGACGCCATTAAGGATGAAACCGGCCAAATCGCCGGACTGTTAGGGATTTTTAGCGATATTTCTCACCGAGTGCGAGCAGAAGCAGCCTTGCGGCAAAGTGAGCGGCGCTTGAGTGCGGTGCTGGAAAATATGCCGGTGATGATGGATGCCTTTGACACAGCAGGGAATATTACCGTTTGGAACCGCGAATGCGAACGAGTCACCGGCTACCCAGCTTCTGAGATCGTTGGCAACCCGCAATGGCTAGAAATCTTGTGTCCAGATCCCGCCTATCGCGCCGTCATGATGGCCCAATGGCAACAGCGAGGCAACAATTATCGAGACTGGGAGTGGAAATTTACCTGTAAAGATGGCAGTGTAAAGACGGTAACGTGGTCAAACGTCTCTGAACACGTCCCCCTTCCGGGATGGGCAGCTTGGGCCATTGGAGTGGACGTTACGGAGCGTCAACAAGCGGAAGCAGAAATTCGCCGGCTCAATGATGAACTCGAACATCGGGTCATTGAACGCACGCGAGCACTGCAAGCCACCAACCAAGAGTTAGAAGCCTTTAGCTACTCAGTCTCTCACGATTTGCGAGCACCTCTGCGGAGTATTAACGGCTTCAGTCAGGCGCTTTTAGAAGACTATGGCGAAACCCTAGACGCCACCGGCAAAGATTACCTCAGTCGCGTCTGTGCTGCCACTGCACGAATGGGCCAGCTAATCGATGATTTACTAAGCTTGTCCCGTGTGACGCGTCGGGAAGTTCATTTTTCACCTGTAAATTTAACAACGATTGCCCAGAATGTGGCAGCAGAACTACAGAGAACGCAACCAAAACGTTTAGTCAAGTTTAAAATCGCAGAAGATTTAGTGACCAGTGGGGATACGCAACTGCTGCGGCTGATGTTAGAAAACTTGCTGGGCAATGCTTGGAAGTTTACCAGCAAGCACCCCCGCGCTCGCATCGAATTTGGGGTTTGTCCGCTTTCTTGCGTTCCGCTTCCCGCCTCCATTGCCAATGAAAACGAAGAAATGAACCACTGCCAATCGGTGTATTTTGTGCGCGACGATGGTGCCGGTTTTGATATGGCTTATGCAGATAAACTTTTTGGCCCTTTCCAGCGGCTTCATGCAATGGCTGATTTTGAAGGCACCGGCATTGGACTAGCAACGGTTCAGCGCGTTATTCATCTCCACGGTGGTTT